The DNA sequence TGGAAAACACCGTCTCGAGAACCCTTTTTAGCGACGTTTAGAGAAGGCGTTGAGCACCATCTAGCGCGTCATGGCGCTGATACTCAAGGCCTGGATTCTATCATGCCTTTTTGCATCAAATCCCAGCGTCTAGCGCGGAGCAGCTCAATGCCGCACAGTAGTTGAGTTGGACATCTCATTTGTATGACAATTAATGAATAAGATGGATGTGGAAAAGTCGGAAAAGCAAACGAGACCCCGTCAATGAAGGCGCTGGTTGTCGAATTTTGCGGCCGTTATTCCTCTTATGAACCGAAGCAACGCCATCCTGGGTTATGAGAGGTAGTCCACACCTCCAACTTGGATTCTGAGCGCGCCCGGCAGATTACAGGAGTTGACAGCAGCTGACTCTTTGCTTTACTGCGATCCGAAAGGAACCGACACTATTATCAAGGCTGACTTGAATGGAAGCTGTGTTGCTGCCGGGAAACACCGCCGGGTTTGAGATGCTGCTCCACATGCATGTACACACAGAAGCCTCACTCAGTCAGAGACTGCTTATCAGATTTATGGCTGGGGAGCAATCCGGCACACTTTTTCTGGTAACTGCACACTCCTTCTTATAGTCATCAAAATATCTGCCCCCTTTTGAGTGTGCTGGATCCAAGTACTGAGAGGGGATTTCGCTCTCTAATGAGCGCTTGGGCATTGTTGCTTTGATGATAGTTGACGATGTACTAGGCGAGCCAACCCCCCCTTCATCCATGcaagtagtagtagtagtcaTCGTAAAGGGGTATCTAGCAAGAGTAATAAGCAATCGTAGCCATTTCAATACTGCCCGCAGCCGTCACGCACTGTGATGCATGGACTAGGTATATTTACTTACTTACCTACCTACTCCTGACTTTaccccttcttcctcttttgttttctcttcttgatcCCCTTCctcactctctctctttccagcCCTCTCTGCatatttgtttttgcttcACATCACCATTCATATGTGTCTCTCGCCTGTTTTCGCATTGGAATAACGAATCATCATGGCGCAAACTAGTATTTAATGAATCTTTCAGTCTGCCCATCTACCGACCTAATCTCAGATCTCCGCCACCTCAAACCCAAAGTCTCTGGCCCAACAACTCAAGCCTCCGAGCCCCCTCGCTTTTTCTTGGAAACTGATGTTTCTAAGCGCCCAGTTATCCATAATCACAGATCATTTTTACGCACTATACATCTACCcgccagagaagaaggagcatTGCACGGAGTTGAGGGCGATGTTGCCGCCGAAGCGCCACTCGGTGCATCAGGCATTTGAGAAAGCGTTCCCAACAGTCGGGCATGGGAGCAAAGTTTACTCGACTACACCAACCCGTGCGCACCGATGAGGTCTCTTTGAGGAAAAATCAGCTCCAAACACCTCCAAGCGCATTTGCTGACGGCTTCTCAGCATCTTGAATTGACACCGGACtaatggggggggggggaatgCAACATTAAGCGAGGAACTGCGCCGGTGGATCAATTCTCACGCTGATTGAGCTGTAGCTCGCTTTGGAGCCCTGCTGGTGTTGGAGCACGATGATGTGGTCGGATCGCTGCCTAGAGCATTTGGCAAGCGATGGAGGGAGATTTCTTTCAGCGATAGCCATGATAGCCATGATAGCCATGATAGCCATGATAGCAATGGTAGCAATGGTAGCCATGGTAGCAATGGTAGAAAGCGACGCAAGACGTTTGGAAAGTAAATAAAGTTTACCTGTAATAAGGTACAACTTAAGGATAATGGAGAGATAGatgtataggtaggtaggtaggtacctggAATATGTTGATGGATGTATATGTACCTAGTATATCTTGATGAATTATCATTACAACTGTTTATTGCTAGTGAAAAAACACGGGCTACTGTCAAGTTCTTGATATGACATGGGTCAATGGAGCAAAATGTAATCATATCGGAGGAAACGCGCAGGTGGATCCATCTCTACGCTGCTCGGGTTGCTGCTCCTCTTGGAGGGCCTGTTTATTTAAGAATATACCACCATAGTCTTCTGGGGGTCATGCCCCTTTGCCTTGAcactgctggtgctggaggaCGACGATCGGACAGGATCGCCGCCCAGGGCATGTAGTGGGCGATGGAGACACATTCTCCTTGTACACTGGGCGCAATAAAGTTGGTAATCCATGCATGTGCGTAGGAACGCCTGGGAAATACCAAGAATTGTTCATTGACGCAAGCAGTTGCAAGGATTGCACTAGTAGCAATGGTGGCGATAATAATAGTGCAAGTAGACCATGAAGCAAGCCGCTGGGAAGGCTGTAATGATCATCTATGACAAGACACatcatacatgtacctatagAGTGCACGGTATAGCTTGACTGATAAGACTGCTCTCGCTTAATTTGACCCCATCCTTGATATCAACCTGTTTGTATAACGACTGTTCATCATTGGTGAAAATCCGGGGTACTGTCAACTTCTCCTGGCATCTGGTCTGGagccttgttctttttgaGGCTCTCGCATCCGGCGCTACAGCTGGAATTacgtgaagctgctgctaataTACATGTGGTCTAGCCCCAGCCAGGCAGCCATCATTCCAATACGCCGTATAAGCCGATGCGGGTATCTGAGCGTCAGAACGGTTTTGAGATGCCTTCTCTCACCATGCCACCACAAGTACTGTAGCAAATGCCGCAGCTCGTGCCAGTCGAGAAACAAGCATCCGAGTCAGGCCAGGCGGGGAACGATGGGGCCATGGCTCCTCTGAAGGCATCATCCCGGCaagctcctcgtcctcggcgcCGGAAAGACATTGCGATGACGCTGCAGCGGACTGGGCCAGTTGCTGTAGCATTTGAATGCCGCGATGCAGGCACCGGCCTTGCCctgcatccatctcaacCACCGCTGTGCTTGGCAGTTCCTGGTGAGGCTGACTCCGCTCTCCGCGCACCGGCGCCGATGCCGAAGTCACCATCGCCGGCCCCAGGATTGATTCGGCagttggaggagctggaatCGGCCCTTGTGCCCGTCTCTTTAATTAAGCATCCTCGCGCTTGTCTCTGGAAACGCGCAATCTTGATTGGGCCGCTTGGAAATGCTTGGCGGATCGCTCATGCTTCGGGCTCATTCACATCTGTC is a window from the Trichoderma atroviride chromosome 5, complete sequence genome containing:
- a CDS encoding uncharacterized protein (SECRETED:SignalP(1-22)), translated to MATIATIAIMAIMAIMAIMAIAERNLPPSLAKCSRQRSDHIIVLQHQQGSKASYSSISVRIDPPAQFLA